The proteins below are encoded in one region of Sideroxydans lithotrophicus ES-1:
- a CDS encoding ATP-binding protein, translating to MRRSFHAAIQQDQPDPAAVAGYDSIAESSGMAMKAKFQHFIRQLRMKNGEHEQVLLRIAFTTLILTYLFVEIMLGNPEIISRRQLIFASSYLVFSILLAAYVLFKPNVSKRRVFLTMICDLGATTYVILISQETGPIFFGIYLWVIVGNGIRFGAWSLITSYVTSILGFTLVIFLNDYWISNPRLSIGLMLTLILIPPYILKLRNQVNQALEEARRASKAKSDFLSNMSHEMRTPLNGVIGAGDLLLGTRLDDEQKDLVATLKKSAHLLLKLIDNILDLSKIESGKLVSEKTDFDLHKLVNSTLEMFLPQVEKKGISLSVRFTPETCFMLQGDPLHLQQVLINLVGNAIKFTSKGSVELRIATLQQGDLQTLLRFEVIDTGIGISPQAQGRIFESFTQADQNITRIYGGTGLGTTISKQLVELMGGKMGVQSEQGIGSIFWFEIPFFKQSAAVLVESKPTLEQLFVLTIGLPREEQHAVTDYTAGWGIRCEHAASLTHFFTFLIDKNIERPANLAILCFPQNIGMTAKDFAANIQELRGLKQVSPILINPDLHNHSEKEYLDAGYSCLLRTPLDKTLLFNALHGIMAPRPSEGVISFKEHYERSTAGKRGVRILVAEDNGTSQQIIEKILKHGNHKVDMVENGEQALDKLEENTYDLLILDMNMPQMGGLEVVKVHRALSRRPLDTPVIILTANATLEAKLECERAHINAYLTKPVDALTLLDTVARLTLTPAKTDAPELFHSLEQFSAGLINEDTLHHLALLGGDQDDFLQTVLYGFLLETEKLLEAMRLALSKREYSTFKELAHILKGSSGNVGAEALFAICTQILAISNAELGSSAKGLLDEALQNFPETRAALLHYLNGAHQATV from the coding sequence ATGCGTCGAAGCTTTCATGCTGCAATTCAGCAAGATCAGCCTGATCCAGCAGCAGTTGCAGGATACGACTCCATCGCAGAAAGTTCAGGTATGGCAATGAAGGCAAAATTCCAGCACTTTATTCGTCAGTTGCGCATGAAAAATGGCGAGCATGAACAGGTTCTGCTGAGAATCGCCTTTACAACCTTGATACTGACTTATTTATTCGTCGAAATAATGCTTGGCAATCCTGAAATAATTTCCAGGCGCCAATTGATTTTTGCCAGCAGCTACTTGGTATTTTCCATATTGCTTGCCGCATATGTTTTGTTCAAGCCGAATGTCTCAAAACGCAGAGTATTCCTGACCATGATCTGCGACCTGGGGGCCACAACGTATGTGATCCTTATTTCCCAGGAGACTGGACCGATATTTTTTGGGATTTACCTTTGGGTAATCGTAGGAAATGGCATTCGATTCGGCGCCTGGTCACTCATTACTTCTTATGTAACCAGCATTCTCGGATTCACTCTTGTCATATTTCTGAATGACTATTGGATATCCAATCCCCGTCTGTCCATCGGATTGATGCTCACTCTGATTTTGATTCCCCCATACATACTTAAGCTGCGCAACCAAGTTAATCAGGCATTGGAAGAAGCTAGACGAGCCAGCAAGGCAAAAAGTGATTTCCTGTCCAATATGAGCCACGAAATGCGCACCCCTCTCAATGGGGTGATTGGCGCGGGAGACCTGTTGCTGGGCACACGCCTGGATGATGAACAAAAAGACCTGGTTGCCACGCTGAAGAAATCGGCGCATCTCCTGCTGAAATTGATCGATAACATCCTGGACCTTTCCAAGATCGAAAGCGGAAAACTGGTTTCCGAAAAGACGGATTTCGATCTGCACAAACTGGTCAACAGCACGCTTGAAATGTTCCTGCCCCAGGTCGAAAAGAAAGGGATCAGCCTGTCCGTTCGATTCACGCCTGAGACTTGCTTCATGCTGCAAGGCGATCCACTGCATCTGCAGCAGGTACTCATCAACCTGGTGGGGAACGCGATCAAATTCACCAGCAAGGGCAGTGTCGAACTCAGGATCGCAACTTTGCAACAAGGCGATCTCCAGACCCTGCTTCGTTTCGAGGTGATCGATACGGGCATCGGCATCTCGCCCCAAGCTCAGGGCAGGATATTCGAGAGTTTCACCCAGGCCGACCAGAACATCACACGCATCTACGGCGGGACAGGATTGGGCACGACGATCTCCAAGCAACTGGTGGAGTTGATGGGCGGCAAGATGGGGGTGCAAAGCGAACAAGGGATCGGCAGTATTTTCTGGTTCGAGATTCCCTTCTTCAAACAATCGGCCGCTGTACTCGTCGAATCCAAACCAACGCTGGAACAACTTTTTGTACTGACCATCGGTTTGCCGCGCGAGGAGCAGCACGCCGTGACCGACTATACCGCCGGCTGGGGTATCCGCTGCGAACATGCCGCTTCACTGACGCATTTCTTCACTTTCCTGATCGACAAGAACATTGAACGGCCTGCCAACCTGGCCATACTATGCTTTCCGCAAAATATCGGCATGACCGCCAAGGACTTCGCTGCAAACATCCAGGAATTGCGCGGACTGAAACAAGTCTCGCCAATATTGATCAACCCTGACCTGCACAACCACAGCGAAAAGGAATATCTGGATGCAGGCTATTCCTGCCTGTTGCGCACACCGCTCGACAAGACATTGTTGTTCAACGCACTGCACGGAATCATGGCACCGCGCCCATCGGAGGGTGTCATCTCGTTCAAGGAACACTATGAGCGCAGCACCGCCGGGAAGCGCGGGGTTCGCATCCTTGTTGCCGAAGACAACGGTACCAGTCAGCAGATCATCGAGAAGATACTGAAGCACGGCAACCACAAAGTCGATATGGTGGAAAACGGTGAACAGGCCCTGGACAAGCTGGAAGAGAACACCTATGACCTGCTGATCCTTGATATGAACATGCCGCAGATGGGTGGTCTCGAGGTCGTCAAGGTTCATCGCGCTCTTTCCAGGCGCCCCTTGGACACACCAGTGATCATCCTGACAGCAAATGCCACACTGGAAGCAAAACTGGAATGCGAACGAGCCCACATCAATGCCTATCTGACCAAGCCCGTCGATGCATTGACCCTGCTCGACACCGTAGCACGGTTGACGCTGACCCCCGCCAAGACCGATGCCCCGGAGCTATTTCACTCCCTGGAGCAATTCTCGGCTGGATTGATCAATGAAGATACGCTGCACCATCTGGCGTTGCTTGGAGGCGATCAGGATGACTTCCTGCAAACCGTGCTCTACGGCTTCCTGCTGGAAACGGAAAAATTGCTTGAGGCGATGCGCCTTGCCCTGTCCAAACGCGAGTACTCCACATTCAAGGAACTGGCTCATATTTTGAAGGGCAGCTCCGGAAACGTTGGGGCAGAGGCATTGTTTGCCATTTGCACCCAGATATTGGCCATCAGCAACGCCGAACTGGGGTCTTCGGCCAAGGGATTGCTGGATGAGGCCCTGCAGAACTTCCCGGAAACACGAGCCGCACTATTGCATTATCTGAATGGTGCTCATCAAGCCACAGTGTGA
- a CDS encoding HD domain-containing phosphohydrolase, whose amino-acid sequence MPFEIIGQNDNTASLPTIAIIDDEFTSRIILDKIVRSLQKEVFVQAFASPLGAIDWLRLNHPDLILVDHLMDEMSGLDVVKTIRRVPHLEHVPIIMVTVSNDNDIRHKALDLGVSEFLTKPFNHYECQIRCRNLLALQLHHKEVLYRSEQLEKAVTEATRRILEREQETLFRLAKAGEYRDSDTGNHVLRMAKFSRLIAEGMGLDENRCSLIEMAAPMHDIGKIGIPDNILLKPGKLNHEEFSIMKTHSSIGYHILKSSHSKYISLGAEIALSHHERYDGSGYPNGLKGKAIPLDARIVAVADVFDALTSERPYKKAWSNQDAVEFIYANKGSHFDPGCVEAFMLQFSKISLIQQQLQDTTPSQKVQVWQ is encoded by the coding sequence ATGCCATTCGAAATCATCGGACAAAACGACAACACCGCATCCCTTCCGACCATCGCGATCATTGACGATGAATTCACCAGCAGGATCATTCTGGACAAGATCGTTCGCAGCTTGCAGAAGGAGGTATTTGTTCAGGCATTCGCCTCCCCACTGGGGGCGATCGACTGGCTGAGATTGAACCATCCGGATCTGATCCTCGTGGATCACCTGATGGACGAGATGTCCGGGCTGGATGTCGTCAAAACGATCCGGCGTGTACCACATCTGGAACATGTTCCCATCATTATGGTCACGGTATCGAATGACAACGATATACGCCATAAGGCACTGGATTTGGGGGTTTCCGAATTCCTTACCAAGCCTTTCAACCATTACGAATGCCAGATACGCTGCCGCAATCTGCTTGCGTTGCAACTGCACCACAAAGAAGTCCTGTATCGTTCAGAACAGCTGGAGAAGGCAGTCACCGAGGCGACGCGGCGGATACTCGAACGCGAACAGGAGACGTTGTTCCGGCTGGCGAAAGCAGGCGAATACCGCGATTCCGACACCGGCAATCATGTGTTGCGGATGGCCAAGTTCTCGCGCCTGATCGCCGAGGGCATGGGGCTGGACGAGAATCGATGCAGCCTGATAGAGATGGCTGCCCCCATGCACGATATCGGCAAGATCGGCATCCCGGACAACATCCTGCTAAAACCAGGAAAGCTCAATCACGAGGAATTCTCGATCATGAAGACGCACTCCTCGATCGGTTATCATATCCTCAAGAGCAGCCACTCGAAATATATCAGCCTTGGTGCCGAGATCGCGCTATCGCACCATGAGCGCTACGATGGCAGCGGCTATCCCAACGGACTGAAGGGCAAGGCCATCCCCCTTGATGCTCGCATCGTTGCAGTGGCCGACGTCTTTGATGCGCTGACTTCCGAGCGCCCCTATAAAAAAGCCTGGTCAAACCAGGATGCTGTCGAGTTCATCTATGCGAACAAGGGCTCCCACTTCGATCCGGGATGCGTCGAAGCTTTCATGCTGCAATTCAGCAAGATCAGCCTGATCCAGCAGCAGTTGCAGGATACGACTCCATCGCAGAAAGTTCAGGTATGGCAATGA
- a CDS encoding cell division protein ZipA C-terminal FtsZ-binding domain-containing protein: MSEFQLSLLAIGLVVVVGVYLYGFWQQWRYRRSLGDAFKPSSSDPAIQVVPATVHPAEAGDPPPHSGGSISPPSGDVCGLLNDATDYVVTMLLKTPITPTVLETLWQRRFDFGKTILACGLNTHSGLWERLIPESEQAYRAFRIGLQLVDRAGSVSEMRLAGFRDLLGDIAGQLKVELNLPPVEEAIKRAQELDRFCADVDQMIGINLLTSGDRKLFGTEVSNAAGRLGMDLQSDGAFHLLDESGETLFSLGSSDGSPFQHHTLNQSRVDSLTLLLDIPRVDEPVRHFDQMVVLAQELARTLRASMVDDQRVALSDGAIAQIRAQVAATEALMLAGHITPGSAQALRLFS; the protein is encoded by the coding sequence ATGAGTGAATTTCAGCTGAGCCTGTTGGCCATCGGACTGGTTGTGGTGGTTGGAGTCTATCTATACGGCTTCTGGCAGCAATGGCGTTACCGGCGCAGTCTGGGCGATGCATTCAAACCGTCTTCCAGCGATCCAGCCATCCAGGTAGTACCCGCCACGGTCCATCCTGCAGAAGCAGGCGATCCGCCGCCGCACTCGGGCGGATCGATCAGTCCGCCATCAGGCGATGTGTGCGGCCTGCTCAACGATGCCACCGATTATGTCGTTACCATGTTGCTGAAAACCCCGATCACGCCGACGGTACTGGAAACGCTATGGCAGCGCCGTTTCGATTTTGGCAAGACTATCCTGGCCTGTGGCTTGAACACCCACAGCGGTTTGTGGGAACGGTTGATCCCGGAAAGCGAACAAGCATACCGCGCCTTCAGGATAGGCCTGCAACTGGTGGACAGGGCGGGTTCGGTAAGCGAGATGAGGCTGGCCGGATTCCGCGACCTGCTCGGCGATATTGCCGGCCAGCTGAAGGTGGAACTCAATCTGCCCCCGGTCGAAGAGGCGATCAAGCGTGCCCAGGAACTGGATCGCTTCTGTGCCGATGTGGATCAGATGATAGGTATCAACCTGCTGACCAGCGGAGACCGAAAACTGTTCGGAACCGAAGTGTCCAATGCGGCGGGACGCCTTGGCATGGACCTGCAATCCGATGGCGCCTTCCACCTGCTGGATGAAAGTGGCGAGACCCTGTTCAGCCTGGGATCTTCCGACGGCTCGCCGTTCCAGCACCACACCCTTAATCAATCGCGCGTCGACAGCCTGACCCTGCTGCTGGATATCCCCCGTGTGGACGAGCCTGTCCGTCATTTCGATCAGATGGTGGTATTGGCGCAGGAACTGGCTAGGACGTTGCGCGCATCCATGGTGGACGATCAGCGCGTGGCCTTGAGCGATGGTGCCATTGCCCAGATACGTGCACAGGTCGCGGCCACGGAAGCGCTCATGCTGGCCGGGCATATCACGCCGGGCAGTGCGCAAGCGCTCAGGTTGTTCTCCTGA
- the ligA gene encoding NAD-dependent DNA ligase LigA, whose protein sequence is MINQDVTRRAALLRKQIAEYDYWYYVKDMPRIPDAEYDKLFRELQALEAQHPELLASDSPTQRVGGKPLDMFQPVRHAVPMLSIRTETDISDQGAIAFDARVRRELGLNENDPPIEYVCELKFDGLALNLRYEQGRLVQAATRGDGETGEDVTQNVRTIHQIPLSLEGMCPGVLEVRGEVYMARPDFERYNERQRQQGLPTLVNPRNGAAGSIRQLDPALAARRPLKFFAYGLGEKVEGWDWRETHKGVLDQLEAWGFPVSHECRVVHGAQGLVEFHRRIEAMRDSLPFDIDGVVYKVNSIALQEKLGFVSREPRWAVAHKFPAEEQVTRLNGIEIQVGRTGKLTPVAKLEPVFVGGTTVSNATLHNEGEIRRKGIHIGDMVIVRRAGDVIPEVVGVVPTMKVEPTIPPSNTINLELTAPSPTLSAFMMPTSCPVCGSHVVREEGEADARCTGGLFCAAQRKQAILHFAGRRAMDIEGLGDKLVDQLVDENIIHSLSDLYDEKVLNSQTLAALDRMAEKSAQNIVDALEKSKSTALNRFLFALGIRHVGESTAKDLARHFGKLEAIMQANVEQLLAVPDVGPVVAQSIVDFFGEAHNREVVQQLRILGVHWAEHEGSSVRELPLSGKTFVLTGTLANLSRDEAKSRLEALGAKVAGSVSKKTDCVVAGVEAGSKLDKARELNVPVWDEQQLFDQLKEYEKP, encoded by the coding sequence ATGATCAATCAAGATGTGACACGTCGCGCAGCCTTGTTGCGCAAACAGATCGCGGAATACGACTATTGGTATTACGTGAAGGATATGCCTCGTATTCCCGATGCGGAATACGACAAGCTGTTCCGCGAACTGCAAGCGCTCGAAGCGCAGCATCCCGAGCTGCTTGCCTCTGATTCTCCAACCCAGCGCGTCGGCGGCAAGCCGCTGGATATGTTCCAGCCGGTGCGTCATGCGGTGCCGATGTTATCGATCCGAACCGAGACCGACATCAGCGACCAGGGGGCGATTGCATTCGATGCGCGAGTGCGGCGCGAGCTGGGATTGAACGAAAACGACCCGCCAATTGAATACGTTTGCGAGTTGAAATTCGACGGCTTGGCGCTCAACCTGCGCTACGAGCAGGGCAGGTTGGTGCAGGCCGCTACGCGTGGCGACGGCGAGACCGGCGAGGATGTGACGCAGAATGTGCGCACCATCCACCAGATTCCACTATCGCTGGAAGGGATGTGCCCTGGTGTTCTGGAGGTGCGCGGCGAAGTCTACATGGCCCGCCCTGACTTTGAGCGCTACAACGAACGTCAGCGCCAGCAGGGGCTGCCTACGCTGGTGAATCCTCGCAACGGTGCGGCGGGCAGCATCCGCCAGCTCGATCCGGCACTGGCCGCGCGGCGTCCGCTGAAATTCTTTGCTTACGGCCTTGGAGAAAAGGTGGAAGGCTGGGATTGGCGCGAAACACATAAAGGAGTGCTCGATCAATTGGAGGCATGGGGATTCCCGGTAAGCCATGAATGCAGGGTCGTGCACGGTGCCCAAGGACTGGTGGAGTTCCATCGCCGTATCGAAGCCATGCGCGACAGCCTGCCGTTCGACATCGACGGCGTGGTATACAAGGTCAACAGCATCGCCTTGCAGGAAAAGCTGGGTTTTGTCTCGCGCGAGCCGCGCTGGGCGGTGGCGCACAAATTTCCAGCGGAAGAGCAGGTCACACGTCTTAACGGCATCGAGATACAGGTGGGCCGTACCGGCAAGCTCACGCCGGTCGCCAAGCTGGAGCCGGTGTTCGTCGGTGGCACCACGGTCTCCAACGCCACGCTGCACAACGAGGGCGAGATACGCCGTAAGGGCATACACATCGGCGATATGGTGATCGTGCGCCGTGCGGGCGATGTGATCCCGGAAGTGGTAGGTGTAGTGCCGACAATGAAAGTCGAGCCGACTATTCCGCCGTCTAACACTATTAATTTGGAGCTCACTGCACCGAGTCCAACTTTAAGTGCATTCATGATGCCGACGTCCTGTCCGGTCTGCGGCAGCCATGTAGTGCGCGAGGAGGGGGAGGCGGATGCGCGCTGTACCGGCGGCCTGTTCTGCGCCGCCCAGCGCAAACAGGCCATCCTGCATTTCGCCGGGCGGCGCGCGATGGATATCGAGGGGCTGGGTGACAAACTGGTGGACCAGCTGGTGGACGAGAACATCATCCACTCGTTATCGGACTTGTATGACGAGAAGGTGCTGAATTCCCAGACGCTGGCTGCACTGGATCGCATGGCGGAGAAAAGCGCGCAGAACATCGTGGATGCGCTGGAAAAAAGCAAATCCACCGCGCTCAACCGCTTCCTGTTCGCGCTGGGTATCCGCCATGTCGGCGAAAGCACGGCCAAGGACCTGGCACGGCACTTCGGCAAGCTGGAAGCCATCATGCAGGCCAATGTCGAGCAATTGCTGGCCGTGCCCGATGTCGGCCCGGTGGTGGCGCAGAGCATCGTCGATTTCTTCGGCGAGGCGCACAACCGCGAGGTGGTGCAGCAATTGCGGATACTCGGCGTGCATTGGGCTGAGCATGAAGGCAGCAGCGTTCGGGAACTGCCATTGTCCGGCAAGACCTTCGTGCTTACCGGAACGCTCGCCAACCTGAGCCGCGATGAGGCAAAATCGCGGCTGGAGGCCTTGGGAGCGAAAGTGGCTGGATCGGTATCGAAAAAGACCGATTGTGTGGTGGCTGGCGTCGAGGCGGGCAGCAAGCTGGACAAGGCGCGCGAATTGAATGTGCCCGTATGGGATGAGCAACAGTTGTTTGACCAATTGAAAGAGTACGAAAAACCATGA
- the galU gene encoding UTP--glucose-1-phosphate uridylyltransferase GalU, producing the protein MKQKITKAVFPVAGMGSRFLPATKATAKEMLPIVDKPLIQYAVEEAVAAGITDMVFITGRHKRAIEDHFDKAYELEATLEADGKLKLLSVIQDVVPKHVNCIYIRQAEPLGLGHAVLCAKPVIQDEPFAVILADDLIDGEPPIIQQMVNVFAKYQCSILGVQDVPRANTKQYGIVSSVNLEKDIERVSGIVEKPKPEVAPSTLAVVGRYILTPRIFHYLENIQPGAGGEIQLTDGIAELLKEEQLLAYRFSGTRYDCGSKLGYLQAQVAYGLKHEELREDFAAYLKTVA; encoded by the coding sequence ATGAAACAGAAAATCACCAAAGCAGTGTTCCCCGTGGCCGGTATGGGTAGCCGGTTCTTGCCCGCCACCAAAGCAACTGCCAAGGAGATGCTGCCCATCGTCGACAAGCCATTGATACAGTATGCGGTGGAAGAGGCTGTAGCCGCGGGTATCACCGATATGGTGTTCATCACCGGGCGGCACAAACGCGCCATCGAAGACCATTTCGACAAAGCCTATGAACTTGAGGCCACGCTTGAGGCTGATGGCAAACTCAAGTTGCTGAGCGTCATACAGGATGTCGTTCCCAAGCATGTGAACTGCATCTATATCCGCCAGGCTGAGCCGTTGGGTCTGGGGCATGCGGTACTGTGCGCCAAGCCGGTCATACAGGACGAGCCGTTTGCAGTGATCCTGGCCGATGACCTGATCGACGGTGAACCGCCCATCATCCAGCAAATGGTGAACGTATTTGCCAAATACCAGTGTTCGATCCTGGGGGTGCAGGATGTGCCGCGTGCCAACACCAAGCAATACGGTATCGTCAGCAGTGTCAATCTGGAAAAAGACATTGAACGGGTAAGCGGCATTGTGGAAAAGCCCAAGCCAGAAGTCGCTCCGTCGACATTGGCAGTCGTTGGGCGTTACATCCTTACGCCGCGCATCTTCCATTATCTGGAAAATATCCAGCCTGGTGCGGGAGGGGAGATCCAGCTCACTGATGGTATCGCCGAACTGCTTAAGGAAGAGCAGTTGTTGGCCTACCGCTTTAGTGGTACTCGCTACGACTGTGGTTCAAAACTCGGATATTTGCAGGCGCAAGTCGCATACGGCTTGAAGCATGAAGAGCTGCGCGAGGACTTTGCTGCTTATCTGAAAACGGTAGCGTGA
- a CDS encoding hypoxanthine-guanine phosphoribosyltransferase, producing the protein MLSNQQARIILQDAELIHSADEVQAAVRRVADAINLELADQHPLVLSVMGGAVVFTGQLLPMLDFPLDFDYLHVSRYGNEKQGGELHWKVAPRENVRGKVVLVVDDILDEGETLHAIRQRVMELGASRFYSAVFADKANGKNKPIHADFVGMELPDRFVFGYGMDIHGAWRNLPAIYAVKEN; encoded by the coding sequence ATGCTCAGCAATCAGCAAGCACGCATCATTTTGCAGGATGCGGAGCTGATTCATTCGGCAGACGAGGTGCAGGCAGCCGTGCGGCGCGTGGCCGACGCGATCAATCTGGAGCTGGCAGACCAGCACCCGCTGGTGCTGTCGGTGATGGGGGGCGCTGTGGTATTCACAGGACAGCTATTGCCGATGCTCGATTTCCCGCTGGACTTCGATTACCTGCATGTCTCGCGCTACGGGAACGAGAAACAGGGCGGCGAATTGCACTGGAAAGTCGCGCCGCGCGAAAATGTGCGCGGGAAGGTCGTGCTGGTGGTGGACGACATCCTGGATGAAGGCGAGACTTTGCACGCGATCAGGCAGCGCGTGATGGAACTGGGAGCAAGCAGGTTCTACAGCGCGGTTTTCGCCGACAAGGCGAACGGCAAGAACAAGCCCATCCATGCGGATTTTGTCGGCATGGAACTGCCGGACCGATTCGTATTCGGATACGGGATGGACATTCATGGTGCGTGGCGCAATCTGCCGGCGATTTATGCAGTAAAGGAAAACTGA
- a CDS encoding S-methyl-5'-thioinosine phosphorylase yields MLAIIGGTGFAQLTNLKITHRQVLRTPYGEPSGPMTFGTINQHEVMFLARHGYGHTIPPHEVNYRANLWSLRDQGATRVIAVTSVGGIRADLVPGTLVVPDQIIDYTYGRNFTYFDGKDKSVTHIDFTRPYNEKVRQQIIAAVKLAGEACVDGGVHAVTQGPRLETAAEINRLERDGADMVGMTGMPEASLAKELGLAYATIAVVVNQAAGRGGSRDGVPLETIGTVMGPAMERVRNILECAVGQDGD; encoded by the coding sequence ATGTTAGCGATCATCGGCGGTACGGGTTTTGCACAATTGACTAACCTCAAGATCACCCATCGGCAAGTGCTGCGCACGCCTTACGGCGAGCCGTCCGGGCCGATGACCTTCGGTACCATCAATCAGCACGAGGTGATGTTCCTGGCGCGCCACGGCTACGGCCATACCATTCCGCCGCACGAGGTGAACTATCGCGCCAATCTCTGGTCATTGCGCGACCAGGGAGCAACGCGCGTCATCGCGGTGACCTCGGTCGGCGGCATCCGCGCAGATCTGGTTCCTGGTACTTTGGTGGTGCCGGATCAGATCATCGATTACACGTATGGCCGCAATTTCACCTATTTCGACGGCAAGGATAAATCGGTCACGCATATCGACTTCACGCGGCCGTATAACGAGAAGGTCCGCCAGCAGATAATCGCCGCAGTGAAACTCGCGGGCGAGGCATGTGTGGATGGCGGCGTGCATGCTGTCACACAGGGCCCGAGACTGGAGACGGCAGCCGAGATCAACCGCCTCGAGCGCGACGGTGCAGACATGGTCGGTATGACCGGCATGCCGGAAGCCTCGCTGGCAAAGGAACTGGGGCTGGCCTATGCCACCATTGCGGTGGTGGTCAATCAAGCCGCCGGGCGTGGCGGCAGTCGCGATGGCGTTCCCCTGGAAACGATCGGGACGGTGATGGGTCCTGCGATGGAGCGTGTGCGGAACATCCTGGAATGTGCGGTAGGGCAAGATGGCGACTAG
- the def gene encoding peptide deformylase, which yields MATREVLRMGDVRLLRKAGEVRLFDTPELHALLKDMRETMLAMDGVGLAAPQIGVDLRVVIFEVNQNPRYPDAETVPQTVLINPVLTPLSDVMEEGWEGCLSVPGMRGLVPRYTHLRYQGRDEYGALIDRTVSGFHARVVQHECDHLDGILYPMRIRDMKNFGFSDVLFPDAEVQDE from the coding sequence ATGGCGACTAGGGAAGTACTGCGTATGGGCGATGTGCGCCTGCTGCGCAAGGCAGGCGAGGTGCGCCTGTTCGATACGCCGGAGTTGCATGCATTGCTGAAAGACATGCGCGAAACGATGCTGGCCATGGATGGTGTCGGGCTGGCAGCGCCGCAGATCGGTGTCGATCTGCGCGTTGTCATCTTCGAGGTGAATCAGAATCCGCGCTATCCCGATGCCGAAACGGTGCCCCAGACCGTGCTCATCAACCCGGTGCTCACGCCGCTATCCGATGTCATGGAGGAGGGCTGGGAAGGATGCCTGAGCGTACCGGGCATGCGTGGTCTGGTGCCGCGCTACACCCATCTGCGCTACCAGGGGCGCGACGAATACGGTGCGCTGATCGATCGCACCGTGAGCGGTTTCCACGCGCGCGTGGTCCAGCACGAATGCGACCATCTCGACGGCATCCTCTACCCGATGCGCATCCGCGACATGAAGAACTTCGGCTTCAGCGATGTGCTGTTCCCTGACGCCGAGGTGCAAGACGAATAG
- a CDS encoding potassium channel family protein yields MAVHHESRVIRNLLIALLALVSVFAIGTMGYRLLGGPQYSWLDCFYMTFITISTIGYHEVVDVTPHEYGRLFTVFIGIAGIGVLGYVLSTVTAFMLESDLNVLRRRKKMQNRIAQLKNHYIVCGVGLVGSNVAHDLEMTGRPSVIIDSDINNIHHYLETHPLQLYVHGDATDNDVLLAAGIKHAKGVFAVAHDDSSNLVISLSSKQLNPNLRVVARCHALKNAEKTRRAGADAVISPDFSGGLRIVSAMVRPNVMNFLDEMLKSDSKLRMEEVVIPDSLAGKPLSVLYHSNKDCLVLALQRNDAWQFNPQAHHQLQDKDVLMVICPHQKDAIAWNS; encoded by the coding sequence ATGGCCGTACACCACGAATCCAGAGTGATCCGCAATCTCCTGATCGCCCTGTTGGCGCTGGTGTCGGTGTTCGCCATCGGCACCATGGGCTATCGCCTGCTTGGCGGGCCGCAGTATTCGTGGCTCGATTGCTTCTACATGACCTTCATCACGATCTCCACCATTGGTTATCACGAGGTCGTCGATGTTACACCGCACGAATACGGCCGTCTGTTCACGGTGTTTATCGGTATCGCGGGTATCGGTGTGCTGGGTTATGTGCTTTCCACAGTGACAGCGTTCATGCTGGAGAGCGATCTCAATGTCCTACGGCGGAGAAAGAAGATGCAAAACAGGATCGCGCAATTGAAGAATCATTACATCGTGTGCGGTGTCGGATTGGTCGGCAGCAATGTCGCGCATGACCTGGAAATGACCGGGCGTCCGTCTGTCATCATCGACAGCGACATCAATAACATCCATCATTATCTGGAAACTCATCCGTTGCAGTTGTATGTGCATGGCGATGCGACCGATAACGATGTGTTGCTTGCGGCCGGAATTAAGCATGCAAAGGGCGTTTTTGCCGTGGCGCACGACGACAGTTCCAATCTGGTCATCAGCCTGAGCTCCAAACAGCTCAATCCGAATCTGCGCGTGGTCGCGCGGTGCCATGCGCTGAAGAACGCCGAGAAGACACGGCGCGCTGGAGCGGACGCGGTCATCTCGCCGGATTTCAGCGGCGGATTGCGCATCGTTTCGGCGATGGTGCGACCGAACGTGATGAACTTTCTCGATGAGATGCTGAAATCGGACAGCAAACTGCGCATGGAAGAAGTCGTCATTCCGGATAGCCTGGCCGGCAAACCCTTGAGTGTTTTGTATCACAGCAACAAGGATTGCCTGGTGCTGGCGCTTCAGCGCAATGACGCATGGCAGTTCAATCCCCAGGCCCATCACCAGCTACAGGATAAAGATGTACTGATGGTGATATGTCCACACCAGAAGGACGCAATCGCCTGGAACAGCTGA